The genomic segment ACTCAGGTTCATCCCCACATTGATGATAGACTGCGATGCCAACATTGCAAATACTCCTACGCAGATGTTCTGTCCGAGCGCATCAGGGCAACGGCGTGAATTGTGCAATATCTTTAAGCAAACCGCAGCAAGCAGTGCAATAATACTGATACATCCTATAAAACCGATTGCCTCACCGGCAAACGAAAAAATAAAGTCGTTTTGCATCTCGGGTACAAAGCGGTGCTCTACATGAAATATGCCTTTGCCCCAAACTCCGCCAGACCCAATTGAGATATTACCATGGTACTGCTGATAGAATATATCTTTAAACTGAGGATCGTCTTGATGAAAGATAGCAAGAAAACGCATTTTCTGGTCGTTGTTCATAATGCCGCCAAACCATATTACCGGTATTGCTATTACAACGGCGCCAAACGCCATAATGATGTATTTCCAAGCAATACCCGCGGCGAAAAGCATTAATATAAAAATAAAGGCAAATATAAGTGCAGAGCCGTCATCGCCCTGAAAGTGGATAAGCAGTACCGGTACTGCACCATGCGCACAAAGCAAAAGAATGTTTTTGGTGGAATTCAAATCATCCTTTACAAGCGAAAGATGATAAGCGAACGACATGATAAAGCTGATTTTGAAAAACTCAGACGGCTGTAAACCGATACCGAAAATTTCGAGCCAAGCCCTGTCATCAACCGATTCTTTTACCTGCTTGCCCAAAGGGGTAAATGTTAGAATAACCAAAAACAGCGCAAGCGGAACGTGCAGCTTCCACATTTTTGCAATAAAGCGGTAATCGATTTTTGAGAGGATGATTGCCGCCAGCAATCCTGCACAAGTAGCAGCAGCTTGTGTAATAATTTTACCTCTGCCAATATAACCGTCGCCGGCAATACCCATCAGTAAAACAACACCTAATCCCGAACAGCAAAGGCTCAGTAAAATCAGCCAGTAATCGGTTGTTTTGCAGTAATCGCCAATATATCCAAAAAACTTCTTCATTCTTTACAATCCTTAAAAATAGTAATGTTTATAGCCTTATACATTATAGTATACACTACAGCAAAACGCAATTGATGACCCGTTGAAATTGCATGAAACGAAAAAAATTAACAAAATAACAGGGCTTTCTCTGTAATAAGAAACAGAAATATGATATAATCTAAACAATATTGTGCAAACGCACAGACAATAGAGGGGGATTCATCGATGCTGAGTGATATTGAGATTGCACAGACTGCGAAAATGCTGCCGATTACCGAAATTGCAGCGAAACTGAATATTCAAAACGATGAGTTAGAGCCATACGGGCATTACAAAGCAAAACTTTCCGAGTCGATATACGACCGTTTGGCAGATGAACATGACGGTAAACTGATCTTGGTCACTGCTATTAACCCCACCCCTGCAGGCGAAGGAAAGACAACCACCACGGTTGGTTTGGGGCAGGGTATGGCAAAATTAGGTAAAAAAGCGATTATTGCGCTGCGTGAGCCATCTCTCGGCCCTGTTTTTGGTATTAAGGGCGGAGCTGCGGGCGGCGGCTACTCGCAGGTTGTGCCAATGGAGGACATCAACCTGCATTTTACCGGAGATATGCATGCCATAACGGCAGCAAACAATTTGCTTTGTGCTATCCTAGACAACCATATGCAGCAGGGAAACGCACTCGGTATCGACCAGCGCAGAATCTTATTTAAACGCTGTATGGATATGAACGACCGCGCACTGCGCAACACCATTGTAGGGCTTGGCGGAAAAATCAACGGAATACCGCGTGAGGATAGCTTTCAGATTACAGTAGCCAGTGAGATTATGGCTATTTTATGCCTGGCGTCAGACTTGACTGACCTGAAAGCACGTTTGGGTTCGATTCT from the Hydrogenoanaerobacterium saccharovorans genome contains:
- a CDS encoding FtsW/RodA/SpoVE family cell cycle protein — translated: MKKFFGYIGDYCKTTDYWLILLSLCCSGLGVVLLMGIAGDGYIGRGKIITQAAATCAGLLAAIILSKIDYRFIAKMWKLHVPLALFLVILTFTPLGKQVKESVDDRAWLEIFGIGLQPSEFFKISFIMSFAYHLSLVKDDLNSTKNILLLCAHGAVPVLLIHFQGDDGSALIFAFIFILMLFAAGIAWKYIIMAFGAVVIAIPVIWFGGIMNNDQKMRFLAIFHQDDPQFKDIFYQQYHGNISIGSGGVWGKGIFHVEHRFVPEMQNDFIFSFAGEAIGFIGCISIIALLAAVCLKILHNSRRCPDALGQNICVGVFAMLASQSIINVGMNLSVIPVIGVTLPYFSAGGSSVLSTYMGVGLALSVYMFNTKGLFADNIG